One window of the Parasphingopyxis algicola genome contains the following:
- a CDS encoding ammonium transporter, with amino-acid sequence MHRIWNGIAAAILASTATGAAHAQPGFPPAPVVVNSGDTAWILTASALVLLMTLPGLVLFYGGLVRTKNFLSVVMQCFGICCVASLIWVTIGYSLVFSEGGAFVGGTGLAMLSGLGEVFPGTTIPESSFVLFQMTFAIITPALMVGAWVERARFGWVMVFTALWLLVVYIPVAHWIWGGGWLAALGALDFAGGIVVHTTAGFSALVIALLLGRRGGFPKKLIPPHGAALTMTGAALLWVGWFGFNGGSGLVADFGAGSAILNTHVAASTAALTWAAIEKIRFGKSTGIGVATGVIAGLATITPAANVVGPGGAILLGLLAGIICFGAVGLIKRRFAIDDSLDVFAVHGVGGMLGAAMLAILMAEGLGGTGYAPGVTMTSQLVSQLTAIGVVALWSLVATAGLAWITGLVFPMRATEEQEQEGLDLSQHGEKAWDWE; translated from the coding sequence ATGCACAGGATTTGGAACGGGATCGCTGCTGCGATTCTTGCCTCTACAGCCACCGGCGCTGCGCACGCTCAGCCCGGCTTCCCGCCCGCCCCCGTGGTTGTCAATTCGGGCGATACGGCCTGGATCCTGACGGCGAGCGCACTCGTCCTGCTCATGACCCTGCCCGGCCTCGTGCTCTTTTACGGCGGGCTCGTTCGCACCAAGAATTTCCTGTCGGTCGTCATGCAGTGTTTCGGCATCTGCTGCGTCGCGTCTCTGATCTGGGTAACGATCGGCTACAGCCTGGTCTTCAGCGAAGGTGGCGCCTTTGTCGGCGGCACCGGCCTCGCCATGCTGTCCGGGCTCGGCGAGGTGTTTCCCGGCACGACCATTCCGGAATCGAGCTTCGTCCTGTTCCAGATGACCTTCGCGATCATCACCCCCGCGCTGATGGTGGGCGCCTGGGTGGAGCGCGCGCGTTTCGGATGGGTCATGGTGTTCACGGCGCTCTGGCTGCTGGTCGTCTACATCCCGGTCGCCCACTGGATCTGGGGCGGCGGCTGGCTGGCGGCGCTCGGCGCGCTCGATTTCGCCGGCGGCATCGTCGTCCATACGACGGCCGGCTTTTCGGCGTTGGTCATCGCCCTGCTGCTCGGCCGCCGCGGCGGTTTCCCCAAAAAGCTGATCCCGCCGCACGGCGCCGCGCTGACGATGACGGGCGCCGCCCTGCTCTGGGTCGGCTGGTTCGGCTTCAACGGCGGTTCCGGCCTGGTCGCCGATTTCGGCGCGGGCTCCGCGATCCTCAACACCCATGTCGCGGCCAGCACGGCCGCGCTGACCTGGGCGGCGATCGAGAAGATACGGTTTGGCAAATCGACCGGCATCGGCGTCGCGACCGGCGTCATCGCCGGCCTCGCGACGATCACGCCGGCGGCCAATGTCGTCGGGCCGGGCGGCGCGATCCTGCTCGGCCTGCTCGCCGGTATCATCTGCTTCGGCGCGGTCGGCCTGATCAAGCGGCGGTTCGCGATCGACGATTCGCTGGACGTCTTTGCGGTCCATGGCGTCGGCGGGATGCTGGGCGCCGCGATGCTGGCGATCCTGATGGCCGAGGGGCTTGGCGGCACCGGCTATGCGCCGGGCGTCACCATGACGAGCCAGCTCGTCAGCCAGCTCACCGCGATCGGCGTCGTCGCGCTCTGGTCGCTCGTCGCGACGGCCGGGCTCGCCTGGATCACGGGCCTCGTTTTCCCGATGCGCGCGACCGAGGAGCAGGAGCAGGAAGGCCTCGATCTTTCCCAGCACGGCGAAAAGGCCTGGGACTGGGAGTAA
- the cobA gene encoding uroporphyrinogen-III C-methyltransferase, whose amino-acid sequence MESSHDNLASENAGKVLLVGAGPGDPDLLTLRAARAIATGDIVVHDGLVDQRILDLIPAATPRISVAKKRSRHTVPQPGINALLVEKASEGLTVLRLKGGDPFIFGRGGEEAESLRKAGIAVEIVPGISAALGAAAEAVLPLTHREASSAVTFVAGQCKGLSDQNWSGLAGTGRTLVIYMGVATAADIADKLISDGVSPSMPVAIVERATLPGARAMRSLLADLGGLVERERVASPAVIIVGEVVDRSLAEDRLVALAENAEKLA is encoded by the coding sequence ATGGAAAGTTCGCACGACAATCTGGCTTCCGAGAACGCCGGAAAGGTGTTGCTCGTCGGCGCGGGTCCCGGGGATCCCGACCTGCTGACGCTGCGCGCCGCGAGGGCGATCGCGACGGGCGATATCGTCGTGCACGACGGACTGGTCGATCAGCGGATACTCGATCTGATACCCGCGGCCACGCCGCGCATTTCGGTCGCCAAGAAGCGCAGCCGGCATACGGTACCGCAGCCCGGCATCAATGCGCTGCTTGTCGAGAAGGCTTCGGAAGGACTGACCGTGCTGCGCCTCAAGGGCGGAGACCCATTCATTTTCGGACGGGGCGGCGAAGAAGCCGAATCGCTCCGCAAGGCCGGGATCGCCGTAGAAATCGTTCCCGGCATATCCGCCGCGCTCGGCGCTGCCGCGGAGGCAGTGCTCCCCCTCACCCATCGCGAGGCGTCGAGTGCGGTTACTTTCGTGGCGGGCCAGTGCAAGGGCCTGTCGGACCAGAACTGGTCGGGCCTTGCCGGCACCGGCCGGACGCTGGTTATCTATATGGGCGTCGCGACGGCGGCGGACATTGCCGACAAGCTGATCTCCGATGGCGTTTCGCCGTCCATGCCGGTCGCGATCGTGGAACGCGCGACGCTTCCCGGTGCCCGGGCGATGCGCAGCCTGCTAGCCGATCTCGGCGGGCTCGTCGAGCGGGAGCGGGTCGCGAGCCCGGCCGTAATCATCGTCGGCGAAGTGGTCGACCGGTCGCTGGCCGAGGATCGGCTGGTCGCGCTGGCCGAGAATGCGGAGAAATTGGCATGA
- a CDS encoding NAD(P)H-dependent flavin oxidoreductase yields MFKGLNAINYGGREVLPLIEGGKGVAATNHMSSGAWAAAGGIGTVSAVNADNYDADGRVIPQIYHGKRRVDRHEELIQYAIDGAVEQVRRAFDIASGKGAININVLWEMGGAQDVLHGVLEKTRGLVAGVTCGAGMPYKLSEIAASYQVHYLPIISSARAFRALWKRAYSKAAEWLGAVVYEDPWKAGGHNGLSNAEDPLKPEDPYPRVKALRDTMRAEGISDDLPIVMAGGVWYLRDWDHWIDNPELGQITFQYGTRPLLTQESPIPQAWKDTLTTLEEGDILLHKFSPTGFYSSAVRNEFLQNLEARSERQIAFSREAAGDHQYQLDVGVKGKNFWVTRGDLLRAREWDALGFAMALKTPDNTLVFVTAEEAALIRKDQADCMGCLSQCQFSSWKDKDNYTTGRLADPRSFCIQKTLQDIVHGGPMEHNLMFAGHNAFNFRTDPFYSNGFVPTVKQLVERIQTGD; encoded by the coding sequence ATGTTCAAGGGTCTAAATGCCATCAACTATGGCGGTCGCGAAGTACTGCCGCTGATCGAAGGCGGCAAAGGGGTCGCCGCTACCAATCATATGAGTTCGGGCGCATGGGCCGCAGCAGGCGGTATCGGGACGGTATCCGCCGTCAATGCCGACAATTATGATGCGGACGGCCGGGTGATCCCGCAAATCTATCACGGCAAGCGCCGCGTCGACCGGCACGAGGAGCTGATCCAATATGCGATCGACGGCGCGGTCGAGCAGGTGCGCCGCGCGTTCGACATCGCGAGCGGCAAGGGCGCGATCAATATCAACGTACTCTGGGAAATGGGCGGCGCGCAGGATGTGCTTCACGGCGTTCTCGAAAAGACCAGGGGTCTCGTCGCGGGCGTGACCTGCGGCGCGGGCATGCCATACAAGCTGTCCGAGATCGCGGCGTCCTACCAGGTCCATTATCTGCCGATCATCAGTTCGGCCCGCGCCTTTCGGGCGCTGTGGAAGCGCGCTTACTCGAAAGCGGCCGAATGGCTGGGCGCGGTGGTCTATGAGGATCCGTGGAAGGCCGGCGGGCATAACGGTCTCTCCAACGCCGAAGATCCGCTGAAACCCGAAGATCCCTATCCGCGCGTCAAGGCGCTGCGCGATACGATGCGCGCCGAAGGGATTTCGGACGACCTGCCGATCGTGATGGCGGGCGGTGTCTGGTATCTGAGGGACTGGGATCACTGGATCGACAATCCCGAGCTCGGCCAGATCACCTTCCAGTACGGGACGCGTCCGCTGCTGACGCAGGAAAGCCCGATCCCGCAAGCGTGGAAGGACACGCTGACGACGCTCGAAGAGGGCGATATCCTGCTCCACAAATTCTCGCCGACGGGATTCTATTCCTCCGCCGTTCGCAATGAGTTCCTGCAGAATCTTGAGGCGCGGTCTGAACGACAGATCGCGTTCTCGCGCGAAGCGGCTGGCGACCATCAATATCAGCTCGATGTCGGCGTGAAGGGCAAGAATTTCTGGGTAACGCGCGGCGATCTGCTGCGTGCGCGCGAATGGGATGCGCTGGGCTTCGCCATGGCGCTGAAAACGCCGGACAACACGCTGGTGTTCGTGACCGCCGAAGAAGCCGCCCTGATCCGCAAGGACCAGGCCGATTGCATGGGTTGCCTCAGCCAGTGCCAGTTCTCGTCCTGGAAGGACAAGGACAATTACACGACCGGCAGGCTCGCCGATCCGCGCTCCTTCTGCATCCAGAAGACGCTGCAGGACATCGTCCATGGCGGGCCGATGGAGCACAACCTGATGTTCGCCGGCCATAACGCCTTCAACTTCAGGACCGATCCCTTCTATTCGAACGGATTCGTGCCGACGGTGAAGCAGCTGGTCGAACGCATCCAGACGGGCGACTGA
- the astD gene encoding succinylglutamate-semialdehyde dehydrogenase — translation MSVTDSIISTNPATGETIWEAPVGDADAEVTAARGGWAGWASQSSSYRIETMRRFANIVRGKIDEFAALISRETGKPLWEARTEVEAVVAKVDISAEAYFERTPSRKKEGALSEQNALRHKPHGVLAVLGPFNFPAHLPNGHIVPALIAGNAIVFKPSEKTPAVGEFLVGCYREAGVPENVVRLLIGGPEQGKKLAGHEGIDGLLFTGSVRGGLALHQQFGPRPDKILALELGGNNPLVVWDSPDIEATAAIVVQSAYMTAGQRCTAARRLIVEEGQHEPLIEAVCKIIDRMIIGPPDADPAPFMGCVIDNESAEAVTDGFLDLMMKGGNPIAHLRRVEDDKPFLTPGLIDVTSVERRADEEIFGPLLQVVRVPDFTSALVEANNTRFGLSASLLSGSPDLYNRFWANIRAGIVNWNKPTNGASSASPFGGIGFSGNHRPSAYYAADYCAYPVASAEAPAVRASIAVGLKDPEAEV, via the coding sequence ATGTCTGTTACTGATTCCATCATTTCCACCAATCCGGCCACCGGCGAGACCATCTGGGAAGCGCCCGTCGGCGATGCCGATGCCGAGGTGACGGCGGCGCGCGGCGGATGGGCCGGCTGGGCCTCGCAATCGAGCAGCTATCGGATCGAAACGATGCGGCGCTTCGCCAATATCGTCCGCGGCAAGATCGACGAGTTTGCCGCACTCATTTCCCGCGAGACCGGCAAGCCGCTCTGGGAGGCGCGCACCGAAGTCGAAGCCGTCGTCGCCAAGGTCGATATTTCGGCCGAGGCCTATTTCGAGCGGACGCCCTCGCGCAAGAAGGAGGGCGCGCTCAGCGAACAGAATGCGCTGCGCCACAAACCGCATGGCGTGCTCGCGGTACTCGGCCCGTTCAACTTTCCCGCACACTTGCCCAATGGCCACATCGTGCCGGCGCTGATTGCGGGAAACGCGATCGTCTTCAAGCCATCGGAGAAGACTCCGGCGGTCGGCGAGTTCCTGGTCGGCTGTTATCGCGAAGCCGGGGTACCGGAAAATGTCGTTCGCCTGCTCATCGGCGGTCCCGAACAGGGCAAGAAGCTCGCCGGGCATGAGGGTATCGACGGGCTGCTCTTCACCGGTTCGGTCCGCGGCGGCCTCGCCCTGCACCAGCAGTTCGGCCCGCGGCCCGACAAGATCCTGGCGCTCGAACTGGGCGGCAACAACCCGCTCGTCGTCTGGGACTCGCCCGATATCGAGGCGACAGCCGCGATCGTCGTCCAGTCCGCCTATATGACGGCCGGCCAGCGCTGTACCGCGGCGCGGCGGCTGATCGTCGAGGAGGGCCAGCACGAGCCGCTGATCGAAGCGGTCTGCAAGATCATCGATCGGATGATCATCGGTCCGCCCGATGCCGACCCCGCCCCGTTCATGGGCTGCGTCATCGACAACGAATCGGCCGAAGCCGTGACCGACGGTTTCCTCGACCTGATGATGAAGGGCGGCAACCCGATCGCCCATCTTCGGCGTGTCGAGGACGACAAGCCCTTTCTGACGCCCGGCCTGATCGACGTGACGAGCGTGGAGCGGCGCGCAGACGAGGAAATTTTCGGACCGCTGCTGCAAGTCGTCCGCGTCCCCGATTTCACCAGCGCGCTGGTGGAGGCGAACAATACGCGGTTCGGCCTTTCGGCTTCGCTGCTCAGCGGCTCGCCGGACCTCTACAACCGGTTCTGGGCCAATATCCGCGCTGGCATCGTCAACTGGAACAAACCGACCAACGGCGCCTCCTCGGCATCGCCCTTCGGCGGCATCGGCTTTTCCGGCAATCACCGGCCCAGCGCTTATTACGCGGCCGACTATTGCGCCTATCCGGTCGCTTCGGCCGAAGCGCCCGCGGTGCGCGCGTCGATCGCCGTCGGCCTGAAGGATCCGGAAGCGGAAGTCTGA
- a CDS encoding nitrite/sulfite reductase: MYKYDSYDQEMVDTRVAEFRDQVERRLAGKLTEDQFKPLRLMNGLYLQLHAYMLRVAIPYGTLSSAQMRMLAHIARKYDRDYGHFTTRQNIQYNWIKLEETPDLLADLASVEMHAIQTSGNCIRNISSDQFAGAAADEVADPRPYAELLRQWSSFHPEFSFLPRKFKFAVIASDEDRAAMRLHDIGIQIVKNEDGEIGARYYAGGGMGRTPMIAPLIRDFVPIGELVSYAEAIMRVYNRYGRRDNKYKARIKILVHEMGAEKFIEEVEEEFTHLQGQNIDAPAAELERILSHFEDPAFETGLSDDIDRSDPDFAVWLDQNVSAHKQPGYAIATISLKPVGGIPGDASAAQMEVMADLTERYSFDECRVTHAQNIVLPHVRKQDLHALWQALVEADLASPNLDLISDIIACPGLDYCSLANARSIPVAQKIAKRFADIDRQKELGELKLKISGCINACGHHHAGHIGILGVDRKGVENYQLLLGGSGAEDVSLAKITGPGFDEDGIVDAIEKVTDVYVEAREDGERFVDTYRRLGMEPFKEALYG; the protein is encoded by the coding sequence ATGTATAAATATGATTCCTACGACCAGGAGATGGTCGACACGCGCGTCGCGGAGTTTCGCGACCAGGTGGAGCGCCGCCTCGCCGGCAAGCTTACCGAGGACCAGTTCAAGCCGCTCAGGCTGATGAACGGCCTCTATCTGCAGCTGCACGCCTATATGCTGCGCGTCGCCATTCCCTATGGCACGTTGTCGAGCGCACAGATGCGGATGCTCGCCCATATCGCGCGCAAGTACGACCGCGATTACGGGCATTTCACGACCCGGCAGAATATCCAGTATAACTGGATCAAGCTGGAAGAGACGCCGGACCTGCTCGCCGATCTCGCCTCGGTCGAAATGCACGCGATCCAGACCAGCGGCAATTGCATCCGCAATATCAGCTCGGACCAGTTTGCGGGCGCGGCAGCCGACGAGGTCGCCGATCCCCGCCCCTATGCAGAGCTTCTGCGCCAATGGTCGAGCTTCCACCCGGAATTCTCGTTCCTGCCGCGCAAGTTCAAGTTCGCCGTCATCGCGTCCGACGAGGATCGCGCCGCGATGCGCCTCCACGACATCGGCATCCAGATCGTCAAGAACGAGGATGGCGAAATCGGCGCGCGCTATTATGCGGGCGGCGGCATGGGCCGGACCCCGATGATCGCCCCGCTGATCCGCGATTTCGTACCGATCGGCGAGCTGGTCAGCTATGCCGAGGCGATCATGCGCGTCTACAATCGCTACGGACGCCGCGACAACAAGTACAAGGCGCGGATCAAGATCCTCGTCCACGAGATGGGCGCGGAGAAGTTCATCGAGGAAGTCGAGGAGGAGTTCACCCACCTCCAGGGTCAGAATATCGACGCACCGGCCGCCGAACTCGAGCGCATCCTCTCGCATTTCGAGGACCCCGCTTTCGAGACCGGGCTCAGCGACGACATCGACCGCTCCGATCCCGATTTCGCGGTCTGGCTCGACCAGAATGTCAGCGCGCACAAACAGCCCGGCTATGCGATCGCGACGATCAGCCTGAAGCCGGTCGGCGGCATCCCGGGCGATGCGAGCGCCGCGCAGATGGAAGTGATGGCCGATCTCACCGAACGCTACAGCTTCGACGAATGCCGGGTGACGCATGCGCAGAACATCGTTCTTCCGCATGTCCGGAAGCAGGATCTCCATGCGCTCTGGCAGGCGCTCGTCGAGGCCGATCTCGCCAGCCCCAATCTCGACCTGATCAGCGATATTATCGCCTGCCCGGGGCTCGATTATTGCAGCCTCGCCAATGCGCGCTCGATTCCCGTGGCGCAGAAGATCGCCAAGCGCTTCGCCGATATCGACCGGCAGAAGGAGCTGGGCGAGCTCAAGCTCAAGATTTCGGGCTGCATCAATGCCTGCGGCCATCATCACGCCGGCCATATCGGTATCCTGGGCGTCGACCGGAAAGGCGTCGAGAATTACCAGCTGCTGCTCGGCGGATCGGGGGCGGAGGATGTGAGTCTTGCCAAGATCACGGGCCCGGGTTTCGATGAGGACGGGATCGTCGATGCGATCGAGAAGGTCACCGACGTCTATGTCGAGGCGCGCGAGGACGGCGAACGCTTCGTCGATACCTATCGCCGGCTCGGCATGGAGCCGTTCAAGGAGGCGCTTTATGGCTGA
- a CDS encoding DUF2849 domain-containing protein, whose product MKILTGNDLKTGDVVWWTGYDWSRHVSDAAELHDNAPDVMAREIAKRAVNDCYLVDAERTDDGILPVHIKEKVRATGPTVRPDLKIAPPDPAAGNWVI is encoded by the coding sequence ATGAAGATCCTGACCGGCAACGACCTCAAGACCGGCGATGTCGTCTGGTGGACCGGCTATGACTGGTCCCGTCATGTGTCCGACGCAGCCGAATTGCATGACAATGCGCCGGACGTGATGGCGCGCGAGATCGCGAAGCGCGCCGTCAACGATTGCTATCTGGTCGATGCCGAACGCACGGACGACGGCATCCTGCCCGTCCATATCAAGGAAAAGGTCCGCGCGACCGGCCCCACGGTCCGCCCCGATCTCAAAATCGCGCCGCCGGATCCGGCTGCCGGAAACTGGGTAATCTGA
- a CDS encoding protein adenylyltransferase SelO family protein: MSILPQASTYRPETAIHELGADFYDPVEAAQFPQHVLRFRNDRWAETVGLAGLSDEQWIAHFGRFEPLDGSLQQPLALRYHGHQFRSYNPEIGDGRGFLFAQMRDGADRLMDLGTKGSGQTPYSRFGDGRLTLKGGVREILATEMLEALGVETSKTFSLIETGEALERNDEPSPTRSSVMVRLSHGHIRIGTFQRLATLREPENMKTLIAYCLKHYFGEEAAEDGPEKLLAHVVAGGARLAASYMAAGFVHGVLNSDNIAITTESFDYGPWRFTPNWEPGFTAAYFDQTGLYAFARQAEAIHWDIAQLAVSLRLIEEAEPLIKLIEGFGPLYQDAYRESMLGRLGVESRSRKEDVALLTAIEKALRESDVTIDRFFFDWRGGQRRGGSPADPAYDDDAFAAVAEAMPAYRAASPRHAYWSDPDPCSMLIEEVEAIWSRIDEADDWQPLTAKVEGIRRMGEAMQGH; the protein is encoded by the coding sequence ATGTCGATTTTGCCGCAAGCTTCAACTTACCGTCCCGAAACCGCGATCCACGAGCTGGGTGCCGATTTTTACGATCCGGTCGAGGCCGCACAATTCCCGCAACACGTCCTCCGCTTCCGCAACGACCGCTGGGCGGAGACGGTTGGGCTGGCCGGCCTGAGCGACGAGCAGTGGATCGCCCATTTCGGGCGGTTCGAACCGCTGGACGGTTCGCTCCAGCAACCGTTGGCGCTCCGTTATCACGGTCACCAGTTCCGCAGCTACAATCCTGAAATCGGCGACGGCCGCGGCTTTCTCTTCGCCCAGATGCGCGACGGCGCGGATCGGCTGATGGATCTCGGCACCAAGGGATCGGGCCAGACGCCCTATAGCCGATTCGGCGACGGACGGCTGACCTTGAAGGGCGGCGTACGCGAGATCCTCGCCACCGAAATGCTCGAAGCGCTGGGCGTCGAGACCTCCAAGACATTCTCGCTGATCGAAACCGGCGAGGCGCTGGAGCGCAACGACGAACCCTCCCCCACCCGCTCCTCGGTAATGGTCCGGCTCAGCCACGGCCATATCCGGATCGGCACTTTCCAGCGGCTCGCGACCCTGCGCGAACCGGAAAATATGAAGACGCTCATCGCCTATTGCCTCAAACATTATTTCGGCGAGGAAGCGGCAGAGGATGGTCCGGAAAAACTGCTCGCCCATGTCGTCGCGGGCGGCGCCAGGCTCGCGGCCTCCTATATGGCGGCAGGCTTCGTCCATGGGGTCCTCAACAGCGACAATATCGCGATCACGACCGAGAGCTTCGATTACGGCCCCTGGCGCTTCACGCCGAACTGGGAACCGGGCTTCACCGCCGCCTATTTCGACCAGACCGGTCTCTACGCGTTCGCGCGCCAGGCCGAGGCCATCCACTGGGACATCGCCCAGCTTGCCGTCTCGCTGCGCCTGATCGAGGAAGCCGAGCCGCTGATCAAACTGATCGAAGGCTTTGGACCGCTCTATCAGGACGCCTATCGCGAGAGCATGCTGGGCCGGCTCGGCGTGGAATCCCGAAGCCGGAAAGAGGATGTCGCGCTGCTGACCGCCATCGAAAAGGCGCTCCGGGAGTCCGACGTCACGATCGACCGTTTCTTCTTCGACTGGCGCGGCGGGCAGAGGCGCGGCGGATCACCCGCCGATCCGGCCTATGACGATGACGCTTTCGCCGCCGTGGCCGAGGCGATGCCGGCCTATCGCGCGGCCTCGCCCCGTCACGCCTATTGGTCGGACCCCGATCCCTGTTCGATGCTTATCGAGGAAGTAGAGGCGATCTGGTCGCGAATCGACGAGGCCGACGACTGGCAGCCGCTCACCGCCAAGGTCGAGGGCATCCGCCGCATGGGGGAAGCTATGCAGGGCCACTGA
- a CDS encoding glycosyltransferase, with product MSEPARILHLHSTFSLGGKEARAVRLMNAFGGRARHTILSAMPDELGAREAIDASVVADFPADAPSLAGKPGLGRYRALADYMRRFDLVLSYNWGAMDGVMAHRLFGAGLPPIIHHEDGFNADEADRLKTKRSVFRRLAFPTLYKLVVPSDRLRAIARSVWKQPEDRVQQIANGIPVERYAAPPEADAIPGLTRRLDEIIVGTIAGLRAVKDLPRLVRAVAALPENVRLVIVGEGPERAAIEAEAARCGIAERVLLAGFLDRPWRYVGNFDIFALSSRSEQFPISVVEAMASGLPVASPAVGDVATMVSDQNKPLIGSGDGDLRAALERLVTDAANRDSIGAANREKARAEYGEGRMIGAYAALYGEALGNRRLLTGE from the coding sequence GTGAGCGAACCGGCCCGGATCCTCCATCTCCATTCGACATTTTCGCTGGGCGGGAAAGAGGCCCGGGCTGTCCGCCTGATGAACGCCTTTGGCGGCCGCGCGCGGCACACGATACTGAGCGCGATGCCCGATGAGCTGGGCGCGCGCGAGGCCATCGACGCGTCCGTCGTCGCGGATTTTCCCGCCGACGCGCCGTCGCTGGCGGGCAAGCCTGGCCTGGGCCGGTACCGGGCGCTGGCCGACTATATGCGCCGGTTCGATCTCGTGCTCAGCTACAATTGGGGCGCGATGGACGGGGTGATGGCCCATCGACTGTTCGGAGCGGGCTTGCCGCCGATCATCCATCATGAAGACGGGTTCAATGCCGACGAGGCGGATCGCCTGAAAACGAAGCGATCGGTTTTCCGGCGGCTGGCCTTTCCCACTCTCTACAAGCTTGTCGTGCCGTCCGATCGGCTCCGCGCCATCGCCCGTTCCGTGTGGAAACAACCCGAAGATCGCGTGCAGCAGATCGCCAATGGTATTCCGGTCGAGCGATACGCCGCTCCGCCCGAGGCCGATGCCATTCCTGGTCTCACGCGGCGGCTCGATGAGATCATCGTCGGAACGATCGCCGGTTTGCGCGCGGTGAAGGACCTGCCGCGGCTGGTGCGCGCGGTTGCGGCGCTGCCGGAAAATGTCCGGCTCGTGATCGTGGGCGAGGGGCCCGAGCGCGCTGCGATCGAGGCGGAGGCCGCGCGTTGCGGTATCGCCGAGCGGGTATTGCTGGCCGGCTTTCTCGACCGGCCCTGGCGCTATGTCGGCAATTTCGACATTTTCGCGCTGTCTTCGCGCAGCGAGCAGTTCCCGATTTCGGTCGTCGAAGCGATGGCGTCTGGTCTGCCGGTCGCATCGCCCGCGGTCGGTGATGTCGCCACTATGGTCTCGGACCAGAACAAACCGCTCATCGGGTCCGGCGATGGCGATCTGCGGGCCGCTCTCGAACGGCTGGTGACGGACGCCGCGAACCGCGATTCGATCGGCGCGGCGAACCGCGAAAAAGCGCGGGCCGAATATGGCGAAGGCCGCATGATTGGGGCTTATGCCGCGCTTTATGGCGAAGCGCTCGGAAATCGCCGGTTGCTGACGGGTGAGTAA
- a CDS encoding alpha/beta fold hydrolase, with the protein MADYSDGVWWSNDGLRLHYRAYDGPDDKPPILCLHGLTRNARDWEPVADRLAGDWPLHVLEMRGRGESAYATDPMTYVPLTYVQDVEAFLTSLNISRYVAFGTSLGGIITMLQAATNPERLAGVLLNDIGPVIEEEGVERIRGYVGKGGTFPTWLHAARTLRTGFGDVYPKWALADWLAMAKRLCKVQPSGRIGYDYDMRIAEPFRVPGGEAGFDMWTAFAGLNGVPTALVRGGHSEILSEATAQEMQRRKPDLAIATVPDVGHAPVLNEPEAEAAIDALLERVRA; encoded by the coding sequence GTGGCGGACTATAGCGACGGAGTTTGGTGGTCGAATGACGGGCTGCGCCTGCATTATCGCGCCTATGACGGGCCGGACGACAAGCCGCCGATCCTGTGCCTGCACGGCCTGACCCGCAATGCGCGGGACTGGGAACCGGTGGCCGACCGGCTGGCCGGCGACTGGCCGCTCCATGTGCTCGAGATGCGCGGGCGCGGCGAAAGCGCCTATGCGACCGACCCGATGACCTATGTGCCGCTCACCTATGTCCAGGATGTCGAGGCGTTTCTCACGAGCCTGAACATCAGCCGCTATGTCGCCTTCGGCACCTCGCTCGGCGGGATCATCACGATGCTGCAGGCGGCGACGAATCCGGAGCGGCTGGCGGGCGTGCTGCTCAACGATATCGGGCCGGTCATCGAGGAAGAGGGAGTCGAGCGGATCCGCGGCTATGTCGGCAAGGGCGGCACTTTCCCGACCTGGCTGCACGCTGCGCGGACGCTGCGAACCGGCTTTGGCGACGTCTATCCGAAATGGGCGCTGGCCGACTGGCTCGCGATGGCCAAACGGCTGTGCAAGGTCCAGCCCTCGGGCCGGATCGGCTATGATTACGACATGCGGATCGCCGAACCGTTTCGCGTGCCGGGCGGCGAGGCCGGTTTCGACATGTGGACGGCCTTTGCCGGCCTGAACGGCGTGCCCACGGCGCTGGTGCGCGGCGGCCATTCGGAAATCCTGTCGGAAGCGACCGCGCAGGAGATGCAGCGGCGCAAGCCCGATCTCGCAATCGCGACCGTGCCCGATGTCGGCCATGCGCCCGTGCTCAACGAGCCCGAAGCGGAAGCCGCGATCGATGCACTGCTGGAGCGCGTGCGGGCGTGA